GGATACAGAATTATAGGttggtggtttttttcttttctttcaacactttaaatGTTTTCCTCTGCTTCCCTTTTGGCTTAGATGGTTTGTGAAGACAAGCctaatgtaatttttattcttgttcCTCTATCAGTTGTATGTTTTCTCCCGCTCTTgcttctttcaatattttctctttgtctttgattttctgcaCTTTGCTTATGATATGGTTATATCACAGTAAGTTGTTtggtatttatcctgcttggtatTCTCCTGGATTCTCTCTtagcttcctggatctgtgatTGGATGTCTGTCATTAACTTTGGAAAGTTCTGTCATTATTACTTGATATATTTGGtctgttcccttctctttcttcttctggtattcccattACACATATGATATACCTCTTCTATTGTTCCAAAGGTTTTGGATATTCTATCTTTAACATTCATTTCTTACTTTCCATCTCAGCTCTAGAAATTTCTAAAGACATATCTTCAAGATCACTGTTTCTTTCCTTGACTATGTCCAGTCCTTTGCTGAGCCCATTAAAGacattcttcatttttgtttacattgagtttttttctaacatttcctttttattcttggagtttccatttctctgcttatATTACCCATCCACTCTTGTATGTTGTCTACCTTTCCACTAGAACCCTTAGCATATTAaccatacttattttaaaatcccagtctgataattccaacatttcTGCCATATCCGAATCTGGTTTTGAGGCTTGCTCTGTCTCTTTAAACTGTGATTGTGTTTTTATGtcttgtaatattttgttggtaGTTGAACATTATGTAATGAGTAAAAGGAACTAAGGTAAACAGGTCTTTTTTGTCAGGTTTTATGTTTGCCTGGCCAGGATTTAGGCTGAGTTTGCTGTTTACTGTAGTTGCAGGTGTCAGAGGCTAAAATTCATCTCTGGTCCTTGTTTTAGTCTCATCTGCTGTCTCTGTGTTTCCCTGGCATCTCCTTTTTAAACAAGACTCAGAGTTCTTTCAGTTGCAATCCCCTCTCATTATACAGGAGCCCTATTGGTGTAGTGGTAGGGAGTGGAGGGGGTGAAGCATTCCACAGTCTTGTCATTTCAGTGAGCCTGTGCCCAGGGTTGTGATTGACAGCTTCCTGCACCATTAATGACACAGgaagggcagaggggctggagatgggtatttctcttcctccagactGGTTAGACTCTGGTAAAATCTAAGGTTTTTAAGCCTCCCCTGCtgttcttccattttcttcatttagcTAAACTGAAACTTTGCAGACTGTATGTAAACCTGGTATCATctgctaaaaataataatatctgcATAAACAATCAAACATAGGATGAGATAGTTGTATAAACAATCAAACCTTCCtggcaattaaaaataagaacttaaCTAATATATCCCTAATATACTGGAAAAACACAGGACAGTTTaagttctcttatttttaaatcgACAATACAGAATTTCattaataatacatattaatgAAATACACaccaaaacaatattaaaaaactaTACAATAAAATGTTCTCCTCCCACTCTTACATCTAACAGCCCCACATGTCATCAGTTTCTCATGTTGCCTTCCAGAcgtttcttcatgtaattatgcAAATAGGAATAATTTGGTAGACAtgaatattgtgaaatgattgacCACAAAAAGGCTAGTTAATACAGCCAAAACCTCACATAGTCCCTTTTTCTCTTGCAGTAAGAACATCTAAGATCTACCCTATTAGTAACTTTCATGAGCACAATACAGTGTCGTTAattacagtcaccatgctgtacattagagcTCCAGGATTTATTCATCTTGTAACAGGAAGTTTGTACCCTTCAACCAACATCTCCAAATTTCCCCcacttcccagcccctggcaaccatcaatATACTTTCTGTTCCtacatttatatgtgaaatctaaaaaagcctgagtttggcttttttagattacacatacaTGTGAGACTGTACAATAtgcatctttctctgtctgacttactttatTTGGCATGAtgcctcaaggtccatccatgctgttgtgaatgacagggtttccttctttttatggctgaataatatttcattattcattAACGGATTAATGGATTAGATTAATTTACTGACTGACTTCAGAAGAGAAATACCTTCCATCAGCTCTGCTAATGAGTCTGATTGATTCTAGTGATTCGGTGGCTTTCTCAGACCTTCTAAAGATACACCTGCTTCCACACTTCTTTCACCCTCTTGTGGCCAAACTTTTTCATTTGTCTGTCCTCTCTGTACGGCCACACACCAGGCCGCACACCAGGCCGCACACCAGGCCGCACACCAGGCCACACTCTGCTGACAtcctcccttttcctttcccAAGGAATGAGCTTCTGTTCAAGTTTGTATTCTCTCCCTCGCCTGCAAGTTCAGGCTGGGTTCCTGTGCATGCTCACCAGCCTTATGCCAATGTTCACTCAAGCTGCAATCGGGAATGTGCACAGGAAGCCAGGACAGGATGGGGGCTGGTATGGGAGAGGCACACTGGGTGCTGGGGGTGCCCATGGGGCAGCGGGGGGCATCCACAGGCAAAGCATCCCAGCGACTGGTGTGCAGGCCTTATTATCTGGCCAAAGTACCAGTGATGCTGGAATAAAAATACCCAAGTTTCAGCAAGCTTACCTCATAGGAGTTCTCTCTTAGAAGGATGTTGGAAAGTTGGCCCCATCAAAACCTGGAAGCAAACCAAGAAAGAAGGCCTACAGAGCACAaagcacaaggaaaaaaatgtatcattgGGTTTAGGACATCTGTAGGTGCATATGAGCAGGAAAAAAAGGGTGACTGTTCAAGCAAAATTTTAGAATGAGGCAATTAttaactaaaagaaaacaggTTGATAAATGAAGAAATCCCTGTATAAGTATATTGCTTATAGATATATACTAGTAGCAATAGTTGAACATGGTCACCTCTAAATAGTATTGTGGATCAGAAGGGAAAAGGCCACAATCTGATGATTCACTCTATAAACCATTTAgagttatttgaaattttttcctttttattgtggtaaaaaacatgtaacataagatttaccattttaaccatttttaagtctacaattcagtggcattaattacagtCACATTTTTGCATTACCAGCACCACCACCCACcatcagaacatttttatcatcccaaGTTGAAACTGTGTACCTGTTAATTAATTACACCCACTGTTTACTTCCCCAAGCTCCTGCTACtcatcattctactttctgtctctacaaacATTCTTATGttagtgaaatcatacaatatttgtgcTATTGTATGTGGTTTATTCACttagagtaaatattttcaggatttttccatgttgtagcatgtatcagaatttcattgctttttaagtctcaataatattctgttgtatgtatatgccacatttggTTATACATATATCTGTCAGTAGgtttttggattatttccacGACTTGACAATCGTGAATAATGCTGCGTTGATTAGAATGATGCTGATGTTTCCTATTATTTGGATTCTTAAGAGGTCCTCATGCAAATTATATGAATGAAGAGTAAGAGTACCTTTTCAGGCACAGCAAGTGAATGTGAAAATCCCCATTGAGCTCGGGTTGGGTTGAGCCCTTTGCTTCTGAGTCTTTAATAAGCAGCACATAGCTGCTGATCACTGGTACAGCTGAGTGGGTCAGATGACATCAGGTATAGTGTTTGAAAACAACATCGGCTCTCTGGCCTGGAGAGGTGAGGGGTACAGGTAAAGTGGATGAGGATTCTAATAGACTAGAATGACCTGACAAAGGTACCCAGCTCCTGAGGAGTTGAAAAGCCTGCTGGATGGTTTTGTACAAGGGTATCACGACAACAGAAGTGCAGGCTGATGGAAGGGAGGCTCGGGATCAAGCCTAACATCACAGAGAAATGACAAACATGCTTCATTTAAAATGAGATGTAGAGAACTAGTATGACACACAGAGGAGAGATGAGGGATTGGCCTCCCACCATCAAAGAACCCTACTCAACCCCATAGTCAGGCAGAAAGTGTGCAATCATACATAGAGAGAGTCTTATGCCTGTGGCTTTAACAATTtaactatagattcaatgcagtcctgATCAATATCCCAGCAagcttctttgtagatttatatCTACAAAGATATAGATATCTATAtccaaaatttatatgaaaagagAAGGTAATAGAGCAGCCAAAATAATTCTGAACAAGTCATTTCTTTATATCATATCAATCTCTCCACATGCATCCATCTAAGTGCGAGTGCACACTGACGCGCTAACCCGGCACCGGACGCCTTACTCTAACCCTCTCACTTTGCTCATGTGTAACTTACCTACTGACAGTGAGAACCTGGCTCCCACCACTTGCCACCCTTTCTTTACTTGTTCAACTGTAGCATATACGCACAGCAATTTCAAGAATACAGTTAATTTCAAACCTGCGAACTCATTCCCCATAAGAAACAACTTTACTAACAAGAGTCCTATGATTGCACACAGTTCTTTTCTTAGCCTTACAGGTTCCAGTAAGAATATTATTTTCAGTTATATGGGTCAGCTCCCTTTTTCCCCAATCCCTTCAGGGAGCTCACGTCAGACATTCATCACATTGGGAAGGCAGACTTGTGGGCAGTCTTTTGACCACTGCCTGACTGtataagaaatattatttgagaATAGTGGAGTGGAAGGAACAGGAGCTGGGATGGGACAACATTGGAAATAAGGCATATGGGTGATGATTAAGGACAGAGCTAGAAGAGAGCTTCGTAAACCGGGTCCCTGTGAAAACGGGAATGGGGGAAAGGGACACAGAAATGAAGCTGACAGTCACAGAGAGAGACGTGACaaagaatcagagaagaaatggggCGAGATGGGACGGAGTAGCCAAGAGGGAAGGGAGATGGAGGCTCCAGGGCAGGCTGAGCAGCATGACAATCACAGGCAGGCGTGACCAGGGTGGCCTCCTTTTCTGCCCTCTTGGCATTCCCCCTCTGCCCAGGGACACAGCAAGCTCAGCTCTCCCTTGTCCCTTTAGGCCCCAGAAGACAGCCCATGGCCCTCCCACATCTGGAGCTGGCATGACCACGTGAGTGACACCAGCTTTGTAGATGCCTCTTCCCAAAACCTCCCCTCCGCCCCTCCACACCCTGACAGAGCCCACCAACTGGAGACCTGTCTGTACGGACCCACATCCAGCCCTCAGGTTGCTATGGACTCTCACTACTGCCAGTCAAGAAAACCTACAGGGAGGTACCGTCACCGTGACCTTGGGGCAGGAACCTCGAAAAATGGCTGAAGCCTGACGCTGGACTTGGGATCACTCAGGGAATAAATGCAGGGTAATATAGTCAGAAAGTCATGAAAACACAGGACACTTTCTGAGAAGATGACCACACCTCCCAGAATCAAACATGTAGATCAGCTGTCGGAGAATGAATTACACTTTTCCTTGCTTTTCCCATTCTAAGAGCTGCACGTTCCAAAAGaagcacatattttgtatgactACTTTGCTAATTTATATTGTAAGACATACTAAAACTACTGTATTAATGTATGTATACtgttaagaaataataaagtgaTCTCCCCAAGTAGGGATCATCTGGTTATAAATTAGAGCACTGTCAGCATTTTAAAGTTACCTTGCAGATCAGAAACTATTTGGTTATGACAATGATTATTTCAGATTTGAATCAGTGCTTTCAGATCACGCAGGTCCTTGATGGTGTGTCCATGATGGTCCTTAAGACAGAACTAGTCCTTGAGGAGTTGAGAGCAGCGTTTCATGACATCTCGAAAGGCCTCTATGAATTTGTCATTCCGGAGGGTGAAGATAAAAGGGTTCAGGAAAGGGGTCACCACTAAAACCATCAGGGACGCCACCCTGTTGTACTCGACTGCCTGCGTCTGCTTGGGTTTCATGTAGAGGAACAGGCAGCTGCCATAGCCGATCACAACAAAGGTGAAGTGGGAGGCACACGTGGAGAAGGCCTTCCTCCTGCCAGAGGCGGTGGGCATCCTAAGGATGGTGAAGATGATGTAGGTGTAGGAGACAATTGTTGGGGCCAGAGAACCGACAATAATGAAAACAGccattaaaaacagaacaaactctGTGAAAAGAGTGTCATCACAGGATAGTTTGAGCAGTTGCCCTCGGTCACAGTAAAAATGGTCTAACACATTTGATTTGCAGAAAGTAAACTGAAATGTGGCATAGAGGGGGCAGATTTGAAAAAGGAACCCAAACACCCATGAGGCAATTACCACAAAGCAGCACGTGCGGCTGTTCATAATGATGTTGTATCTCAGGGGGTGACAGACAGCCACGTAACGGTCCACAGCCATCGCTCCCATTAATACCAACTCTGATGTACCCAAAGAAAGGTACATATACAGTTGTGCACCACATGCCGTCAGGGATATTGCCTGCATCCCTGGAAGCAGCAATCCCCGGAGCATCAAGGGGACAGCAACAGAGGTGATCAGGATCTCAAGGACAGAGAGGtggccaaggaagaaatacatgggggaCTGCAGCTGCTTATTACCACAGACCATCATGATAACTATGTTTCCCATTAATGTCACTGAATAGAGGATGAAGAAGGCGGCAAAAAAAATGACGTGTAGTCCTTTGGAGCCATGGAAGCCAAAGAGATAAAATTTAAGGGCACTAGAGTAATTCTTCAACATCTAGTCCTGTGCTCTTGCTCTTTCTGAAAtctagagagaaaaggaaagatcaAATGCTTCTAATTTCAAAATGACTAAGGCTATTTCCAGTCTGAGGAAATACCTCCTCTGCCTTTGAGCTCCAGAACATGACCAGGTGGGTTCATTTTCCACTGTTCTCTGTACAGGCTAGATGTAAAatgttttatgaagaaaatatatgaagataACTATATATTTATCTAAGAAGATGAACAACAGTCACCAACACCACACCCTGGGCATGAAAACCCACCCACCCTCAGGTCTCTTAATTCCATGGACATCCTGCCTCCAGCCCTGCTCCGACCTGCCCCAGGTCGAATTCCCTGCTCACAACATGCTGGTGTATACCACTGCCTTCCAAACTGAACACCCTAAACCTTCCTCCGTGCCTGGTATCCCACCCACATCCAAGTGCTACTTCTCAACAGGTACCAGAATGTATTCCTAGCCAATCGCACCTACCTAGGGttccttctcccctttctttccctttaaatTCCCTACATATAGGCTCCATTAACCTTATGTTCCTTAAGGTTTTCATCCCAGTTATCTTCACAATCATTTTTGCCTGCTGCTGGAGCTAGCTGGCAGGGAGGTGGGGTCTACTCAGGACCTTGTCCTAGGATTAGAGATATTTTGGGATAAAATACTGAGCTTTTCCTCCTGCAGAGCTGGCTCCCTGCAGTGGGTTGTCCACATCTTCCTCCATATTCTTAGATGAAAGCCATCCTCTATCTCTCCTGTCTGTGACTATTCCTCCTCAAGCAAGTAGAGCCTTGCCAGCTCCCTACTGGTGACCACCAGCTCTGAGATCATGACTCCTGTGTTATCAGAAGGATTGAAGAAGAGGCTCGGCCCTTCATCCCCAATGCCCATCTGTCCTGTACTGTCTCTGCCCTTGGGCCCAGGGGACAGGAAAACAGCTATGTCTAGAGGCAACATCCTCTGTCTTCCCCAGGTCTCACCTCTCCAGTTCCAGCAGGGAGATGCGGCCTCTGAATGGGCCGCCATGCCCAGTTCACACAGCCATGGTCTGAGTCACTGAGAAAAGCCTGGAAAAGCCCCCAGGCTTTCCAGCTCATCTCTGGCCTCCTACTTGCTCCAGATCCTCCAAGTAAGGAGAAGTGTCAGAAAACACCAAAATGGACCGCACTGACCTCCTGAGGCCACTGGGACTCCTTCCTTTACAACCTGCAGGGCACCACACAGGTGTCTCCCGGCCACGGCCCCCCACACAGCCTCTCTCGGAGAACATAAGCCCTTCTTCACCCTGTCCTCTCTTAGGCTGTATCTTCTCCTTACTGGTTCTTACTGAGGGTGAAATTGAAGTGCCTCGGAgtagtttctttcttctttggattTCTTGTTTACTGCTACATCTCCACTGCCAAGAAGAGTCTGACACAGAGTTTATACTCTTTgaatatttattcagtaaataaatCGATGAATGAATCACAAATAAGTCAAAGAATGACCAAGAGGACCTAACCTGAgctgccttttctcctgttatAAGACAGGACCCTCTTGTCACTCTTCCCTGAGGCATTGTCTGGTCAATCAGTGGTCTCTCTCCCCGCAGACCCCCTTAAAATGGCAAGCACATGTAAGGAAGAAATGGGGAGAACTGAGTGCACAGGTCCTGGGTGAGAGCAGAGAGCGGACTCAGCTCTCTGCTGCGGAGGAGGGATTTGGGTGGAGCCCACCCGCTCTGCAGCCCCACTAGCCCACTCTTTAGGCTCTAGGTGTCCCGTTCTGGACAGCAGAGAGGCCCACAGCTCCCCATCCCGCTCCTCTCTTACTCTGTCCTTCACAGAGGGGAACCCTGGCAGAGACCCTCACCTCCAAAGAAGGGAACTAAACTGGAACGTTCTGTGGCCCTCCAGGGATCAGTCCAGGCTTTCTCCTGCTGGAGTGGTGCTGGGGAGGCTCTTCAGCCTCAGTGAAAGAGGAAAATGTCTTCACACTGGCACTTCGGGACAAGGCCGGTGACACTAGAGCTCTGCGCAGCCCCACTGCCTCCCTCTGTCTCgcaccttctttccttctctctgtccccAAGGACAAGTATTCACTGAGGAACTAAATTTGCCAAGTTCACAGAAACAGACAGAGTCAAGGGAAAGCCAGAGATGCTTTCACTCCTCCCTCTTGAGGCTAATCAGGTTTCACAGTGTGGAAAAGTTTTCTGTAATGGGCAAACTTGAAATCACCTAGTCAGGAGTTTCTCAGCACCCAGGCTGGCTTCCTCCCAGACCCCAGTCCTGGTTCTCACCCAACAGTCCAGGCTGCAAACAGCCCGCCCCCTGCTCTCTTCTGCACCTCACCCTGGTCCAGTGAGCCCTGACAGCCTAAGACACCCACAAGCAGAGGACACCACAAACGGCCCCAGAACACATATCAAACCCCCAGTGGTGACCAACAGTCTCTGTCAGGACATTTGTCTTCACCTCAGGGCCCTTAGAACCCCGTATTCTCCACAGGATCTCTTCACACCATCTACCAGATACCCTCGGACCACAGCTATGGAGCCCTGGTAAGACGGAGATAGAGAGGACGTGCCCTCAAACCGACCTCATAATCTGCTGATTCTGCAGCCCATTCCTGTCTCTTCAACGTGACTGAGCTCCAGCTGTGGCTATTCAGCCACATTCTCATCCCAGGTCTTCAAATACCACCAGGGCACCTTCCTGAGCTGCTTGATGTGTGAGGTAAAGGCTGAGGAACCAACGTGTAGAACTGACCAAAAAAAGAGTTTATAAAAGCAGGGATGACATGGGGGCTGAATAAATTAGCAagatcacatttaaaatatttacatttcttaaaaCTTCCATGAGTCATAAAATTAGCACAACTCATGATAAAGAAAGAAACGTATAGAGGGAGATAAAACAAATGCAAACATCCCTCTCACCAATGCCTGACTTTCCTGGTCCATCTCCTGGAGGTAAACACTAGAATTAGTTTCCATTGTGTCCATGCAGAATTATCTATGCATATACAAGCATAGCTGGTCTTCACTTGCTATCTTCGTAAACATATTGTTCTGCTGCTCTCTTTTGCTCTGTGTGTACGAGTGTGTGCATTAAACCTTTCCATACCACCGCTCATAAATCTCTCACATTTTCTGTGATTGCCAAATACTCACCTTACAAATAAAACATCATGAAAGTAGTGAGTACCCTGCTGATGaactttgtgttttttccagtttttcaccaGTATAAAGGATGCTGCAATAAATATCTTCATATGTAAGCGAGCACATCTGTACAGTTTTATCTTCTTAAATCACTGTATTAAATTTCCTTCAAAAAGTTGTATCAGTTTATAATCTTCAAAGGAGATTATGTTGGACCTATCCCCAGAGCCTCTGGGCAGGATACTTCTATTTCAGTGCTACCTTTACGCAGACCCTGTAATGACACTAACGTATCAGAAGTCAGGATCATACTGTGAAGGAAGCACCCATCCCCATGGGAGCTGCGCTGACAGCTGCCCAGGACACCTCTGTCCTGCCAGCTGCCTGTTGGCCTCTGAGCAGCTGTGTTGAGCCATGTGTAACCGttaaagaaaagtgaaggaaggTCGCTGGCAAGGGAGGGAATCGAGGAGGATGGCCTCTCTTCTCTCTCGGAACCCTGACTGCAGAGCCGACTTCCCTAGCTCCGTTGTTCTGGATACCCTGCAGTGCAGTTTAAGGCCACAGTAGTTCAGTAGACAATTCAGATGGAGGAAGGAGAATCAACTAGTAAAACCCGCTGGAAAGAAATGTTGCCAGTTTACTCAAAGCTGAGTACAGACCtgcctatgatccagcaattctactcctaggtcaTGCCTAAAATTCATGAGGTCATAGGTTCTCACAAGGATTTCTATTAGCAGGTGACACTGACACAAAACAAATATCCATACAACAAGAAATGTAACAGTCGATCCTCATCATTGATGGattccatatttgcaaattcaTCTACCACCTTAAACTTCCTTGTAACTCCAAAATCAGTATTTGCAGTGCTTTCAAGGTCATGCGTGAATATGCACACTTATGCTCAGAGCACGGAAAATGTTCAGTCACGTGTTTCCAACGGAGGTTGATGCGGGCAGAGCCCGGCCTTGTTGTTGGAGTTCTCATTCTGTCAACAAGCATTCTTTCAGCTGTCCAACTAGGACCATGTGTTTCCCATCTTCGTGTCTTTTCTTGGTGATTTTGCCATTTGAGACAGCCCCCAAGCATAGTGTTGAAGTGCTATCTAGTGTGCTTCAGTGCAAGAAAGCTGCCatgtgccttatggagaaaataaataagtgttAGGTAAACTTCACCATCTAGAAAGGTTAGATGAGCTTCATTCATGCATGAGCTACA
This portion of the Manis javanica isolate MJ-LG chromosome 6, MJ_LKY, whole genome shotgun sequence genome encodes:
- the LOC108388670 gene encoding olfactory receptor 9A1-like, which translates into the protein MLKNYSSALKFYLFGFHGSKGLHVIFFAAFFILYSVTLMGNIVIMMVCGNKQLQSPMYFFLGHLSVLEILITSVAVPLMLRGLLLPGMQAISLTACGAQLYMYLSLGTSELVLMGAMAVDRYVAVCHPLRYNIIMNSRTCCFVVIASWVFGFLFQICPLYATFQFTFCKSNVLDHFYCDRGQLLKLSCDDTLFTEFVLFLMAVFIIVGSLAPTIVSYTYIIFTILRMPTASGRRKAFSTCASHFTFVVIGYGSCLFLYMKPKQTQAVEYNRVASLMVLVVTPFLNPFIFTLRNDKFIEAFRDVMKRCSQLLKD